One Nocardiopsis gilva YIM 90087 genomic window, GGGAACCGCGGAAAACCCGGCGGGCGAGCCGCCCGGCGGGGCCACGATCTCCTGGACTCCGTTGTCGTCTCCCGCCCCTCCGTTGAGCGGGACGGACTCCGCGTCCGTCCCGTCCAGGCCCGGGTAGGCCGACGTGCGGGCGGCGCGGGGGATCGTGCCCTGGCGGGTCGAGCGGCCGCCGTTGCTGACGTGCTGGGGGCGGGTCACCGAGAACCCGGTCTCGGCGTCGGCCGCGCCGTCGCCCGTGAGCCAGGCGTCGAACCAGTCGCGAATGGCCTCGGTGGTGTCCTGGCCCTCGGGGGAGGCGGCGTCGTGGCCGCCCTCGGTCCACATGACGTCCAGGGGGACGTCGTTGTCCTCCAGTGCCCGTGCGGTGGCGTCGGCCTGGTCGAGGGGGAACAGCGAGTCCTGCATGCCCTGGACGAGCAGGGTGGGGGCGGTGATGTCGTCGACCACCGAGGCGGGGCTGTTGCGGCGCAGCAGGTCGAGCATCTTCTGCGAGGGGCGGCCGTGCTCGGCGGCGTCGACATACAGGTCGCACACTTCGGGGCGGAAGCGCCCGCAGCGCGCCGAGCCGGGGTCGTCCGCTGTCGCGTCCCCTGCGGCGGGGCCGCTGGGCGCCCGTGCGGGGTCCGAGGCGGGGGCGTCGTCGGGGCGTTGGCGCCGCCGGGTGCCCCGGGCCCGCCCGCACCGCCGAGTCCGCCGAGTCCGCCGGGGTCCTGGGTGCCGACGCTGCCCGCGGTGAACAGGAGTCCGGCCCACATCTGCTTGTAGACGCCGTTGCGCGGCCCGTTGCCGGAGGCGTCGGGGAAGAGCGCGTCGGCCAGGTCGTTGTAGGTGGAGCGCGGGGCAATCGCGTCGATCCGGTCGTCGGTCCCGGCCGCCAGCAGGGTGACGGCGCCGCCGTAGGAGCCCCCGGTCATACCGACGCGCGGGTCGCCCTCGCCGTCGAGCTGGATCTCTGGGCGCTGGGCCAGCCAGTCGAGGAGGCGGGAAACGTCGGCGACCTCGTAGTCGGGGTCGTTGAGCCCGATCTCCCCGCCGGACGCGCCGAACCCCCGGGCCGTCCAGGTCAGCACGGCGTATCCGGCCTCGGCCAGGGCGGCCGCCTCCTCCCGGCTGGTCTCCTTGCTGCCGGCGAAGCCGTGCGCGACGAGGACCGCCGGAACGCGGCCCTCGACGCCGTCCGGGAGGAAGAGGCTGGTGTCGAGCCCGATGTGGGTGTCGCCGCCGGGTTCCTCCGGGACGTCGACGACCTGGTCGACCACCCGATAGGCCCCGCCGTCGTCGTCCCCCGGACCGGTCGCGGCGATGGCCCCGGCGACGACGGCCAGGGCCAGGAGGGCGACCGGGATGGTCGCGCGTGAACGAGCACGCGTCAGCCAGGCTCTCACGCGATGCATCGTAGCCGTCGTCCCAGGACGGCGGCGGGCCGTGCGGTTGTGACCTTGGGCCGCGGCGACGGCGGGTCGGCCGCCCATGCGGCCATCCGCGAGGTCACGGCCCCACCGCGAGGGTGCGGGTGATGATGATCACAGCGCGCCGGTGCCGGTCACCGGGGTGCGCAGCAGGTGGGCGAGCCCTCGGGGCAGCCGGGGAGCGTGCTCAGCCCGACGCGCTCGGCGCCTGTCGCCCGCTCGGTGATGAGCTCGCGCGCCATCGCCACGAACTTCGGGTGGGCGCCGGGGCACAGCGCGCGCTCGAAGGCGATCCCCAGGCGGCGCGCGGTCTCCACCGCCTCGTGGTCGAGGTCGTACTTGACCTCCATGTGGTCGGAGACGAACCCGTGCGGGACGGTGACGACCGCCGACACGCCCTCAGCGGCGAGCTCCTCCAGCCGGTCGTTGATGTCGGGCTCCAGCCAGGGCTGGCTCGGCGGGCCGCTGCGGCTCTGGTACACGAGCTCGTAGTCGTGCCCGCCGCCCAGGCGCTCGGTGACCAGCCGCGCCACCTCCTCCAGCTGCGCGACGTACGCCCCGCCCGGCCCGTACCCCTGCTCGGGGGCGCCGCTGGCGGCGGCCATGGCGGTGGGAATGGAGTGGGCGGAGAACAGCAGCCGCGCCCCGGACCGCTCACTCTCGGGCAGCCGGTCGAGCGCGGCGCGGGCGTTCTCGACCAGCGGCTCGATGAAGCCGGGGTGGTCGAAGAACGGGCGGATGAGCTCGATCTCCGGTGCGTCGGGGCCGACGGCCGCACGCGCCGCCTCGATGTCGTTGAGGTAGGCGCGGTGGCTGGAGTAGTTGCTGTAGGCCGAGGTGGCCAGCGCGACGACGCGGCGGACGCCGTCCTTGGCCATCTGCGCGACGGTGTCGGTGAGCATCGGCTCCCAGAAGCGGTTGCCCCAGTAGACGGGCAGGTCCACCCCGTTGGCGGCGAAGTCGGCGCGGATCGCCTCGATCAGGTCGCGGCACTGCTGGTTGATCGGGCTCACACCGTCGAACAGGTAGTAGTGCTCACCGACCTCCGCCAGTCGCTCGCGGGGGATCCCGCGTCCGCGAGTGACGTTCTCCAGGAACGGGATGACGTCGTCGACGGCCTCCGGGCCGCCGAAGGAGATCAGCAGAAACGCGTCGTAGGGCCTCATAGATTCCATGAAACCAGGCCACGGAGGCCGCCCCGTCCCGGTCCGGGCGCGGTGGCGCGTAACGATCGTCACCGAATGGTCGGCCCACCTTCACCCGCGCGCGGAAGTGTCGGTAGCGTGCCAAGGCATGACGAACGTGTTGTGGACCACATGGCCTGGGACACATCGGGCTCGGCCGCGCCGGATGGAATCCCCCAACGACTCCAGCGACGTCGTCTCGGCTGTCCGCGCGGCGGCTGAGGAGGGCAACCGGGTGCGGATGGTGGGCACCGGCCACTCCTTCACCGACGTCGCGATCACCGACGGCACCCTGCTCTCCCCCACGTCGCTGACCCGGGTGCGCGATGTGGACCCCGCGGCCGGAACCGCCACGGTCGAGGCCGGGCTGCCGATATGCGATGCCAACGAGGCGCTGCACACGCACGGCCTGGCCCTGGCCAACATGGGCGACGTCGCCGTGCAGACGATGGCCGGTGCGATCCAGACCGGGACCCACGGCACCGGCCGCGACGTCGGCGGCCTGGCCTCGCAGGTCGTGGGCATGGAACTGGTGCCCGCCGACGGCAGCGTGGTGACCTGCTCGGCCGAGGAGAACACCGACCTCTTCCACGCCGCGCGGGTCGGCCTGGGGGCGTTCGGGATCGTCACCGCGCTGACCCTGGCGGTGCGCCCGTCCTTCCTGCTGCGCGCCCAGGAGATCCCGATGCCGCTGGAGGAGGTGCTGGAGAGCTGCGCGCGGCTGCGCGCGGACAACGAGCACTTCGAGTTCTTCTGGTTCCCGCACACCGGGCGCACCTACACCAAGCGCAACAACCGGGTGGAGGGACCCGCCCACCCGGTCGGTCCGTTCCGCGCCTGGCTCGACGACGAGTTCCTCGCGAGCACCGTCTTCGGCCTGGCCAACCGGACCGGGCGGCGCTCCCCCGCGGCGATCCCCGCGATCAACCAGATCTCGGCGCGCGCCCTGTCGCCGCGCACCTACACCGACACCTCCTACAAGGTGTTCGCCAGCACCCGGCGGGTGAAGTTCGTCGAGATGGAGTACGCCATCCCCGTCGAGAACCTCACCGACGTGCTCCGCGAGATCCGCTCGATCATCGACCGCCGCAACCACCGGATCAGCTTCCCGATCGAGGTGCGCTTCGCCCCGGCCGACGACGTCTGGCTGTCCACGGCCTATGGCCGGGCCACCGCCTACGTGGCCGCGCACGTCTACCAGGGCGCGCCCTACGAGCGGTACTTCGCCGACCTGGAGGCCGTCTTCACCTCGGTGGGCGGACGGCCGCACTGGGGGAAGATGCACACCCGCGACCGCGCCTACCTGGAGTCCGTCTACCCGCGTCTCGGCGACGCCATGGCCGTCCGCGACCGGGTCGACCCGAAGCGCCGGTTCGCCAACACCTACCTCGACGGCGTCCTGGGGCGCTGACCGCGCCCCCTGGCCAGTCCGCAGGAGCGGCGGCACCACCCGTGACCGGGCGGTGCCGCCTGCGTCGGGACGCGCCCGGCGTCATCCCCCGGCGCCCGCGGAGGGGGCCGTGTTCGGGGCCCGCTGGTCCGAGCCGCCGCCCGTTCCACCAGTACCGCCGTCCTGTTGCCCGGTGTTCCCGCTGCCACCGGAGGTGCCGTCGGAGCCTCCGTCGTCGCTTCCCGTGTCACCACCGGTGTCACCGCCCGTGTCGCCACCGGTGTCGCCACCCGTTCCGCCGGAGTCGCCGTCGGTGGAGTCGTCGGTGTCACCGCCGGTGCCCTGGTCGGTCCCGCTGTCCGTGCCGCCGTTCGGGTCGGCCGTGGCGCCGGTGTCCGGGGTGGGGGTCGGCTCGTTCTGCTGGGTGGTCCCGCCGTCCTGGCGCCCGGTGTCGGGGGTCGTGCCCGGGTCGGGGGTGTCGGTGGCAGGGGTCTGGCTCTGCCCGCCCAGGATGGAGGGGCCCGACTGGACGTCGTTGCCCTGGAGGTTGTCGCTCAGGGTGCGCCCGGTCATCAGCTCGATCGCCAGGATCACCCCATGACGAGGACGAACACGACGGCGGCGGGAGGACGACGGCACGCCACCGCTGCCACCAGGTCCGCTCGTCCACGACGTCCTCGGCGTCCTCCGCGGCGTCCCGATCTGGCCTCTCCCCCGGGAGGCGGCGTCCTCGACAACGGGCATCGCCCGGGTCGCCTCGGTGTCGGCCATGCCGGGCATCGGAATCGCGGCGGTCGCGTCCCCGCACCCGCCGCGAGCATCGCCTGCGTGGCGTCCGCACCGTAAGACACCGGCGCATCCCCCGCCACAGCGGTGCCGCCGTCGGCCGCCCGCGCGCTGGTCACGCGCTGCCTGCCAGCGGGGGCCACCTGGGTGCGCTCGGCTAGTTTCTTGGCCTTGTCTCCGCTCTGCTTGACGAAGTGCTGGATCACCGCGCCGCCGACCGTGCTCATGACACTCATGGCCGCGGCACCCCCGATGGTGCCCCAGACCCCCAGGTACGAGGCCGCCGACGCGGCGCCGAGCGTGGCGATGCCACCCCCGACGACCTGGGACATGTTCAGGTCGATCCGCTTCTTTTCCTCGACCTCGCTCAATCCTCCCCCTTCCGGCGCCCCCTGACGCCCGTCGGGATTCTCGTCGAACCGTGGGTGGTTTCGGCCCGGCCGCAACACGATGTCGCGAAGCCGACCTTCTCCATCCCACGCATAAGCGGACAACATACGCGAAGATCGCTAATGTTCTGATAAACGTCAGAGATTGGATCAATCACCCTGTGATCTCGATCGGCGTGTCGAGTTGCGCCGCCCCACTCGGATGGTGGCGCCCGTCACGCCCGGGGTCCGCGCCGGACTCGGCCGCGGTCGGCGGATCGGCGCCTGATGCGCCCGGTGGGGCACAGGCCCGACCGAAACCCTGGTCCCGCCCCTCGGCCGCCGGTCCACTCCCGTGTCAAGATGGCACGATAGGAGCACCACGACGCTCGCGGCGGCGGCACACACGCCCGGAGGGTCGCCCACAGTTCGGACATGCCGGGCGCGGTACTGGCCGAACAACCGGTTGTTGATGAGACTGAGAACATGGGGGATGGCCGAGGACCTACCCTCGACGGGACGCGAAAGGGAGGGCGATGCAGGAG contains:
- a CDS encoding D-arabinono-1,4-lactone oxidase; this translates as MTNVLWTTWPGTHRARPRRMESPNDSSDVVSAVRAAAEEGNRVRMVGTGHSFTDVAITDGTLLSPTSLTRVRDVDPAAGTATVEAGLPICDANEALHTHGLALANMGDVAVQTMAGAIQTGTHGTGRDVGGLASQVVGMELVPADGSVVTCSAEENTDLFHAARVGLGAFGIVTALTLAVRPSFLLRAQEIPMPLEEVLESCARLRADNEHFEFFWFPHTGRTYTKRNNRVEGPAHPVGPFRAWLDDEFLASTVFGLANRTGRRSPAAIPAINQISARALSPRTYTDTSYKVFASTRRVKFVEMEYAIPVENLTDVLREIRSIIDRRNHRISFPIEVRFAPADDVWLSTAYGRATAYVAAHVYQGAPYERYFADLEAVFTSVGGRPHWGKMHTRDRAYLESVYPRLGDAMAVRDRVDPKRRFANTYLDGVLGR
- a CDS encoding ferrochelatase, whose product is MRPYDAFLLISFGGPEAVDDVIPFLENVTRGRGIPRERLAEVGEHYYLFDGVSPINQQCRDLIEAIRADFAANGVDLPVYWGNRFWEPMLTDTVAQMAKDGVRRVVALATSAYSNYSSHRAYLNDIEAARAAVGPDAPEIELIRPFFDHPGFIEPLVENARAALDRLPESERSGARLLFSAHSIPTAMAAASGAPEQGYGPGGAYVAQLEEVARLVTERLGGGHDYELVYQSRSGPPSQPWLEPDINDRLEELAAEGVSAVVTVPHGFVSDHMEVKYDLDHEAVETARRLGIAFERALCPGAHPKFVAMARELITERATGAERVGLSTLPGCPEGSPTCCAPR